In the Candidatus Neomarinimicrobiota bacterium genome, TTCCGATTTAAGAGAGTTCACTAAAATGAGTGAGTTAGATTAAAATTGGATTTTTCAAGATCATTCAGTTTCATGTTCGAAGATGCCAATTGGTTCACGAAAATCCTTATAGGGGGATTATGGAATTTGGCGATGCTACTTTTTGTATTGTTCCTTTTTGTAGGGATACCATTTATACTCGGTTTCTTGAAGCTACTTTTTATAGGGATACCATTTGTGCTCGGTTACTTCCTCATGGTTGTTGAGAATGTTATCAGGGACGAAGAACAGATTCTTCCCGATTGGAGTGGACTTGGCACTAAACTACAGAAGGGTTTGCTGCTTTGCATTATCTATTTTACTTACTGCCTGCCGGTTATTTTGATCTCCTCGCTATTTGAGGAATCGTTCGGCGAGAGTGATGCCTTAGTGCTTGTGCTGTTTATGATAATCCTGTTCTGGCTGCCTATCGTGACGATCAATTATGCGAAAACGGGTAATTTCATGGCGGCATATCATTTCAATGATATGCTTAATATCATCATGGGTAATACCGGATATTACATTCCCATGGTTCTGCTCTCCCTGGCTGTTATAGGATTCGGGTTTTTCCTCGGATCACTGCTGATTGGAATAGGCATACCCTTTCTCTCTTTCTGGGCTTTTATCGTTTGCGCTCATCTTTTCGGTCAATTCGGCGTCTATATTTCAAAAGGCGACGAAGGAAGCGAGAAAGTCAACGTATGAATGCCATATACGGCGATGTGCCGACAATTCAATATTCACAATTCGAACTTTTAAATCATCCTAAAACTTATTAGATGCCGGATAA is a window encoding:
- a CDS encoding DUF4013 domain-containing protein, which codes for MDFSRSFSFMFEDANWFTKILIGGLWNLAMLLFVLFLFVGIPFILGFLKLLFIGIPFVLGYFLMVVENVIRDEEQILPDWSGLGTKLQKGLLLCIIYFTYCLPVILISSLFEESFGESDALVLVLFMIILFWLPIVTINYAKTGNFMAAYHFNDMLNIIMGNTGYYIPMVLLSLAVIGFGFFLGSLLIGIGIPFLSFWAFIVCAHLFGQFGVYISKGDEGSEKVNV